One stretch of Humidesulfovibrio mexicanus DNA includes these proteins:
- a CDS encoding ATP-binding protein, with protein MREIVVISGKGGTGKTSVTAALAHLASQDGPVMLCDLDVDAPDLHLLLEPDRAEEHEFVSGFEAVIDPELCVNCGLCAGLCRFGAIVQGPRACSVDPMRCEGCKVCVQFCPAGAVRFEPRHCGQWWSSSMRFGPMVHAQLFPGSENSGRLVALLKTEARERCEAQGVETILCDGAPGIGCPVIASLSGASQAVIVTEPTPSGLHDLLRVADLCAHFRIPVAVVVNKYDLNEANTDELERQCRERGIAVLGRLPHDEIVVRAMVQGKAVTELPQSPFADALRGVWERLASVAAYRPKTIIPTMQAK; from the coding sequence ATGCGTGAGATCGTCGTCATCAGCGGCAAGGGCGGCACGGGAAAAACCAGCGTTACGGCCGCCCTGGCCCACCTGGCCTCGCAAGACGGCCCGGTGATGCTCTGCGACCTGGATGTGGACGCCCCGGACCTGCACTTGCTGCTGGAGCCGGATCGTGCCGAGGAGCATGAATTCGTCAGCGGTTTCGAGGCCGTCATCGACCCCGAATTGTGCGTCAACTGCGGCCTGTGCGCAGGGCTGTGCCGTTTCGGGGCCATTGTGCAGGGGCCGCGTGCGTGCAGCGTGGATCCCATGCGCTGCGAGGGCTGCAAGGTCTGCGTGCAATTCTGCCCTGCCGGGGCGGTGCGTTTTGAGCCGCGCCACTGCGGGCAGTGGTGGTCGTCGTCCATGCGCTTCGGCCCCATGGTCCACGCCCAGCTGTTCCCGGGGTCGGAGAACTCCGGACGGCTGGTGGCCCTGCTCAAGACCGAAGCCCGCGAACGCTGCGAAGCCCAAGGCGTGGAGACCATCCTCTGCGATGGCGCGCCCGGCATCGGCTGCCCGGTCATCGCTTCGCTTTCCGGGGCGAGCCAGGCCGTCATCGTCACCGAACCCACGCCGTCCGGCCTGCACGACCTGTTGCGCGTGGCCGACCTCTGCGCGCACTTCCGCATTCCGGTCGCTGTGGTGGTGAACAAGTATGACTTGAACGAGGCCAACACCGACGAGCTGGAGCGGCAGTGCCGCGAGCGCGGCATTGCGGTGCTTGGCCGCCTGCCCCACGACGAGATCGTGGTGCGGGCCATGGTTCAGGGCAAGGCGGTCACCGAGCTGCCGCAAAGCCCCTTTGCCGATGCCCTGCGCGGCGTGTGGGAGCGTCTTGCTTCCGTGGCCGCGTACCGTCCCAAAACCATCATCCCAACCATGCAAGCGAAATAG
- a CDS encoding NifB/NifX family molybdenum-iron cluster-binding protein gives METIVIAIPSEMPGGLEAGVGQHFGHCDVYTIVEAQDGKVQNVRTLPCVPHQQGGCMAPVNHLAGNGVNVLIAGGMGMRPLMGFQQVGVQVYFGAGAPTVGHAVTAFLQGQLPAFTTEFTCGGGQ, from the coding sequence ATGGAGACCATTGTCATCGCCATCCCCTCTGAAATGCCCGGCGGACTGGAGGCCGGAGTGGGACAGCACTTCGGCCATTGCGACGTGTACACCATCGTGGAGGCGCAGGACGGCAAGGTGCAGAACGTGCGCACCCTGCCGTGCGTGCCCCACCAGCAGGGGGGCTGCATGGCCCCGGTGAACCACCTGGCCGGAAACGGCGTCAACGTGCTCATCGCCGGCGGCATGGGAATGCGTCCGCTTATGGGCTTCCAGCAGGTGGGCGTGCAGGTGTACTTCGGCGCGGGCGCGCCAACCGTGGGCCATGCCGTCACCGCCTTTCTGCAGGGGCAGCTTCCCGCCTTCACCACGGAATTCACCTGCGGCGGCGGGCAATAG
- a CDS encoding B12-binding domain-containing radical SAM protein has translation MNENLIYLCDLTHTAHGVVSEFVPYGIGCIKSYFHTHSRFGKDVEVKLFKYPADLAASFERDMPGVVGFSNYVWNHSLSHGFAQRIKELAPDCLVVAGGPNYPLEAEQRERWLREHPAYDIYTAGEGERAFTMMMDAWLPTRDKKAMWERGLPGCHGLENGKAHLDDVIPRQDNLDDFPSPYLAGYLDDFLLRPNSIPLVEAARGCPFTCAYCERGSVKWTRITRKSVDVFEQELASISAKTKSTILLLADSNYGMYPQDVEIARVIKRSQDSAGYPLYVSVSTGKNAEDNILKCVEILGDSLPLTAAVQSLAPDVLRNVKRQNVSTDKLISMAKSAHARDSITRSEVILALPGDTREKHFSTVFQLVDAGMDLILLYTLMLLDGSELNTTTYKTRYRMQTRHRLSHRCYGNYPFAGATVHAAETEEAVVALDTMTFDDYLECRALALTSSIFYSDEIIYELYAFLDRQGIKASAFLRTVHEQRDRLMPSGLADLYRAFQYDTAQELWDDREALKELLRTGDEETIRTKAVGYNILFSYRGQAFFELVDEIVHMAFNAARELLPAEVLANANDYLHELERYVVFKKRSPFDCSLTFSDSFNYDFPAMEECRFDTEPLKLDAPRVLDFRHTERQAALLGSFEPGIEGAKRAMPRLSVPKIYRQVHWA, from the coding sequence ATGAACGAAAACCTCATCTATCTCTGCGACCTGACCCACACCGCGCACGGAGTTGTCTCGGAATTCGTTCCTTATGGCATAGGGTGCATCAAGTCCTACTTCCACACGCACTCTCGCTTCGGCAAGGATGTGGAAGTCAAACTGTTCAAGTATCCTGCGGATCTCGCTGCAAGTTTCGAGCGCGACATGCCCGGAGTGGTCGGTTTTTCGAACTATGTCTGGAACCACAGTTTATCCCATGGATTTGCTCAGCGCATCAAGGAGCTGGCCCCGGACTGCCTGGTGGTGGCTGGCGGGCCGAACTACCCCCTGGAAGCCGAGCAGCGCGAACGGTGGCTGCGTGAGCATCCGGCATACGACATCTACACCGCAGGGGAAGGCGAGCGCGCCTTCACCATGATGATGGACGCCTGGTTGCCCACCCGGGACAAGAAAGCCATGTGGGAACGCGGCCTGCCCGGTTGCCATGGCCTGGAGAACGGCAAAGCGCACCTGGACGACGTGATCCCCAGACAGGACAACCTGGACGACTTCCCTTCGCCCTATCTGGCGGGCTACCTGGACGACTTCCTGCTCCGTCCGAACAGCATCCCCCTGGTGGAGGCGGCGCGAGGCTGCCCCTTCACCTGCGCCTATTGCGAGCGCGGGTCGGTAAAATGGACCAGAATCACTCGAAAATCCGTTGACGTATTCGAACAGGAACTCGCCAGCATTTCGGCCAAGACCAAATCCACCATCCTGCTCCTTGCCGACTCCAATTACGGCATGTATCCCCAGGATGTGGAGATCGCGCGGGTCATCAAGCGCTCACAGGACAGCGCCGGCTATCCGCTGTACGTATCCGTCAGCACAGGAAAAAACGCCGAGGACAACATCCTGAAGTGCGTTGAGATCCTGGGCGACAGCCTGCCTCTTACCGCGGCCGTGCAGTCCCTGGCGCCCGATGTACTGCGCAATGTCAAGCGACAAAACGTTTCCACGGACAAACTCATCAGCATGGCCAAAAGCGCTCATGCCCGCGACTCCATCACCCGCAGCGAGGTCATCCTGGCCCTGCCCGGAGACACTCGCGAAAAGCACTTCAGCACGGTCTTCCAGCTTGTGGACGCCGGCATGGACTTGATTCTGCTCTACACCCTCATGCTTCTGGATGGCAGCGAGCTGAACACCACAACATACAAAACGCGCTACAGAATGCAGACCCGGCATCGCCTGAGCCACCGCTGCTACGGAAACTACCCGTTCGCGGGCGCCACTGTCCATGCAGCCGAAACAGAGGAGGCAGTGGTCGCCCTCGACACCATGACCTTTGACGATTACCTGGAGTGCCGGGCCCTGGCCTTGACGTCCAGCATCTTTTATTCTGACGAAATCATTTACGAACTGTATGCGTTCCTTGATCGTCAAGGCATCAAGGCCTCGGCGTTCCTGCGCACTGTGCATGAGCAGCGCGACCGGCTCATGCCCAGTGGTCTGGCCGACTTGTACCGGGCCTTCCAGTACGACACCGCCCAAGAGCTTTGGGACGACCGCGAGGCGCTCAAGGAACTGCTGCGCACGGGCGACGAGGAGACCATCCGCACCAAGGCCGTCGGCTACAACATCCTCTTCAGCTACCGGGGCCAGGCGTTCTTCGAGTTGGTGGATGAAATCGTCCACATGGCCTTCAACGCTGCCCGCGAGCTGCTCCCCGCGGAGGTGCTCGCCAACGCCAACGACTACCTGCACGAACTAGAGCGCTATGTGGTCTTCAAGAAACGCAGCCCGTTCGACTGCTCGCTGACTTTCAGCGACAGCTTCAACTACGACTTCCCGGCCATGGAAGAGTGCCGCTTCGACACGGAGCCTCTGAAACTTGACGCCCCGCGTGTCCTGGACTTCCGGCATACGGAGCGGCAAGCGGCGCTGCTCGGCAGCTTCGAGCCGGGCATAGAGGGAGCAAAGCGGGCCATGCCCAGACTCTCGGTGCCCAAGATATACCGGCAGGTGCACTGGGCCTGA
- a CDS encoding TIGR00180 family glycosyltransferase: MTLIIPTHERQQYLFRVLNYYAERMPGNITGLVVDSSADRYSGIVPPGFAYHHAPGVPLMEKIRRIIPLVLSPYVVFCADDDFILPRAALSCVAFLDANRDFASAQGHYIMAKLNAGSVDLDAGYAAISQVHIQSNDPAERLLQLFSPYVQNFYAVHRRSTWEAFFTLPTQRVPHYCVLELLHAMLAAIHGKHAVLPLFYSVRDRSLEEDRKNPLRRVNIRSISTMPTYSDEYEAFLSGLAGQLQQTAGLDDASARHAVQNAVDLYIKNYTSPPKAKTLRRRVEKIAGKVVDLFGRGARRKRVEEESRRNELRRLLEGFDVLSKTELTDITRRIGAPQRETPRT; encoded by the coding sequence TTGACTCTCATCATCCCCACACATGAGAGACAGCAATATCTTTTTCGCGTCCTCAACTACTATGCCGAACGAATGCCAGGGAACATCACTGGGCTGGTGGTCGATTCTTCTGCCGATAGATATTCCGGCATCGTGCCTCCCGGCTTCGCCTATCATCACGCGCCGGGTGTGCCCTTAATGGAGAAGATCCGCCGCATCATCCCCCTTGTGCTTAGTCCTTACGTGGTTTTTTGTGCCGATGACGACTTCATCTTGCCCCGCGCAGCGCTGTCCTGTGTCGCTTTTTTGGACGCAAACCGCGATTTCGCCTCGGCTCAAGGCCATTACATCATGGCTAAGCTCAATGCGGGCTCGGTGGATCTTGATGCGGGCTACGCTGCCATCTCCCAGGTTCACATCCAGTCCAACGATCCCGCCGAGCGGCTGCTCCAGCTGTTCTCGCCGTATGTGCAAAATTTTTACGCCGTGCACCGGCGCAGCACCTGGGAGGCGTTCTTCACGCTCCCCACGCAGCGGGTTCCCCACTACTGCGTGCTGGAACTGCTACATGCCATGCTGGCGGCCATACATGGCAAACACGCAGTTCTTCCGCTTTTCTATTCCGTTCGCGACCGTTCGCTGGAAGAGGACCGCAAGAACCCACTGCGCAGAGTGAACATCCGAAGCATTTCCACCATGCCGACGTACTCTGACGAATACGAGGCGTTCCTTTCCGGTCTGGCTGGCCAACTGCAACAGACCGCCGGTTTGGACGATGCTTCCGCCCGCCACGCTGTGCAAAACGCAGTGGACCTCTACATCAAGAATTACACTTCGCCCCCGAAGGCAAAAACTTTGCGCCGCCGAGTGGAAAAAATCGCAGGCAAGGTCGTCGATCTTTTTGGTCGAGGGGCCAGACGCAAACGGGTTGAGGAGGAGTCGCGCCGTAACGAGCTGCGGCGCCTGCTTGAGGGCTTCGATGTTCTCTCCAAAACGGAGCTGACTGACATAACGCGGCGCATTGGCGCACCGCAAAGGGAAACCCCACGGACATGA
- the rpsI gene encoding 30S ribosomal protein S9, whose translation MSDFNYGTGKRKNAVARTRLYQGTGQITVNDRPYEDYFPRKTLQMIVQQALKLTKNADKFDIKVNVSGGGVAGQAQAVRHGIARALLLVDPELRGTLKRAGFLTRDARKKERKKYGQKGARARFQYSKR comes from the coding sequence ATGTCCGATTTCAACTACGGCACAGGCAAGCGCAAGAACGCCGTCGCCCGCACCCGTCTGTACCAGGGCACCGGTCAGATCACCGTGAACGACCGTCCCTACGAAGACTACTTCCCGCGCAAGACACTGCAGATGATCGTGCAGCAGGCGCTGAAGCTCACCAAGAACGCCGACAAGTTCGACATCAAGGTCAACGTGTCCGGCGGCGGTGTGGCCGGCCAGGCCCAGGCTGTGCGCCACGGCATCGCCCGCGCCTTGCTGCTGGTCGATCCCGAACTGCGCGGCACGCTGAAGCGCGCCGGGTTCCTCACCCGCGACGCCCGCAAGAAGGAACGCAAGAAGTACGGCCAGAAAGGCGCCCGCGCCCGCTTCCAGTACTCGAAGCGCTAG
- the rplM gene encoding 50S ribosomal protein L13, with protein MNTYSPVPADLKHEWFVVDATDKVLGRLATAIAHRLRGKHKPGFAPHMDGGDFIVVVNATKIKVTGDKMNKKMYYKHTLYPGGIKSRTLKEMLEKNPELVIIQAVRGMLPKNRLSRQIIKKLKVFPGPDHTHAAQKPQALDL; from the coding sequence ATGAATACGTACAGCCCGGTTCCTGCGGACCTGAAGCACGAGTGGTTCGTGGTCGATGCCACGGACAAGGTGCTCGGCCGCCTGGCCACCGCCATCGCCCATCGCCTGCGCGGCAAGCACAAGCCCGGTTTCGCCCCCCACATGGATGGCGGCGACTTCATCGTCGTGGTCAACGCCACGAAGATCAAGGTGACCGGCGACAAGATGAACAAGAAAATGTACTACAAGCACACCTTGTACCCCGGCGGCATCAAGAGCCGCACCCTCAAGGAAATGCTTGAGAAGAACCCCGAGCTGGTGATCATCCAGGCTGTGCGCGGCATGTTGCCGAAGAACCGCCTGTCCCGTCAGATCATCAAGAAGCTCAAGGTGTTCCCCGGTCCCGACCATACCCACGCCGCCCAGAAGCCTCAGGCTCTGGACCTGTAA
- the alaS gene encoding alanine--tRNA ligase, with protein sequence MNAAEIRSRFLKFFEKNGHTVVDSSTLVPKDDPSLLFTNAGMVQFKKVFLGQEKRAYVRATTSQKCLRVGGKHNDLENVGRTARHHTFFEMLGNFSFGDYFKADAIRFAWTFITEELKLPKDKLYVSIYKDDDEAGELWQNVAGVAPERIFRLGEKDNFWSMGDTGPCGPCSEIYVDQGADMACGPDCGIGKCDCDRYLEIWNLVFMQYDQAADGTRTALPRPSIDTGMGLERIASVVQGKRSNFETDIFRALIDFVADKAGVKYHKDKDTDTALQVIADHSRSIAFLITDQILPSNEGRGYVLRRLIRRAFRFGRLIGLTDPFLHETARQVVAQMRDAYPELLSNQEFMAKVIREEEERFSQTLDKGLAILEEELARLKAEGNGGGVTGEFAFKLYDTFGFPLDIVNDVAGKLGVSVDEPGFMACMKEQKQRAKKAWKGSGEKDVASMFQSLLESGLKTKFVGYGAMEADGRIVALLDGEGQSVETLEQGQGGWLVAAATPFYGECGGQEGDTGELNTATGGADVLETLKPSPDLTVHKIFVNDGELANGQVAQLQVNARTRMASARNHTATHLLHAALRQVLGDHVKQSGSLVGPERLRFDFTHIAPMTPVEISRVEQIVNRAILDDIPVGREYVSQKEAIARGATALFGEKYGDTVCMVEVPGVSMELCGGTHLANTGQAGSFVILSETGVAAGIRRIEAATGWNVLHHLQTLRQEMAEVQAVLKARPEEAAARAKAMAAQVKTLQKDVERLQTKLASGEGGARMAEAEDIAGVKVIAVKAEAASIKSLREQMDALKSKLPSGVAMIAAPTEDGKVAVLIAVSKDLLGRFTAPALIKDVAAEVGGSGGGRPDMAQAGGTNPDGIDKAVAKLKELIAKA encoded by the coding sequence ATGAACGCCGCAGAAATCCGCTCCCGCTTCTTGAAATTCTTTGAAAAGAACGGCCATACCGTGGTGGACAGCTCCACCCTGGTGCCCAAGGACGACCCCAGCCTGCTGTTCACCAACGCGGGCATGGTGCAGTTCAAAAAGGTCTTCCTGGGCCAGGAGAAACGCGCCTACGTGCGCGCCACAACCAGCCAGAAGTGCCTGCGCGTGGGCGGCAAGCACAACGACCTGGAAAACGTGGGCCGCACCGCGCGCCACCACACCTTCTTCGAGATGCTGGGCAACTTCTCCTTCGGCGACTACTTCAAGGCCGACGCCATCCGCTTCGCCTGGACCTTCATCACCGAAGAATTGAAGCTGCCCAAGGACAAGCTCTACGTCTCCATATACAAGGACGACGACGAGGCGGGCGAACTGTGGCAGAATGTTGCGGGCGTGGCCCCGGAGCGCATTTTCCGCCTGGGCGAGAAGGACAACTTCTGGTCCATGGGCGACACCGGCCCCTGCGGCCCCTGCTCCGAGATCTACGTGGACCAGGGCGCGGACATGGCCTGCGGGCCAGACTGCGGCATCGGCAAGTGCGACTGCGACCGCTACCTTGAAATTTGGAACCTGGTGTTCATGCAGTACGACCAGGCCGCCGACGGCACCCGCACCGCGCTGCCCAGGCCCAGCATCGACACCGGCATGGGCCTTGAACGCATCGCCTCCGTGGTGCAGGGCAAGCGCTCCAACTTCGAGACCGACATCTTCCGCGCCCTCATCGACTTCGTGGCCGACAAGGCGGGCGTGAAGTACCACAAGGACAAGGACACGGACACGGCCCTGCAGGTCATCGCCGACCACAGCCGCTCCATCGCCTTCCTCATCACCGACCAGATTCTGCCCTCCAACGAGGGCCGCGGCTACGTGCTGCGCCGCCTCATCCGCCGGGCCTTCCGCTTCGGGCGGCTCATCGGCCTCACGGACCCCTTCCTGCACGAGACCGCCCGGCAGGTGGTGGCGCAAATGCGCGACGCCTACCCCGAACTGCTGAGCAACCAGGAGTTCATGGCCAAGGTCATCCGCGAGGAGGAGGAGCGCTTCTCCCAGACGCTGGACAAGGGCCTCGCCATCCTGGAAGAGGAGCTGGCGCGCCTGAAGGCTGAGGGCAACGGCGGCGGCGTCACCGGGGAATTCGCCTTCAAGCTGTACGACACCTTCGGCTTCCCCCTGGACATCGTCAACGATGTCGCGGGCAAGCTGGGCGTCAGCGTGGACGAGCCGGGCTTCATGGCCTGCATGAAGGAGCAGAAGCAGCGCGCCAAGAAGGCCTGGAAGGGCTCCGGCGAGAAGGACGTGGCCAGCATGTTCCAGAGCCTGCTGGAAAGCGGCCTCAAAACGAAATTCGTGGGCTACGGCGCCATGGAGGCCGACGGACGCATCGTGGCCCTGCTGGACGGCGAGGGCCAGAGCGTGGAGACGCTGGAGCAGGGCCAAGGCGGCTGGCTTGTGGCCGCGGCCACGCCCTTCTACGGCGAATGCGGCGGCCAGGAGGGCGACACCGGCGAACTGAACACCGCCACCGGCGGGGCCGACGTGCTGGAGACCCTCAAGCCCTCCCCGGACCTCACCGTGCACAAGATCTTCGTCAACGATGGCGAGCTCGCCAACGGCCAGGTGGCGCAGCTGCAGGTCAACGCGCGCACGCGCATGGCCAGCGCCCGCAACCACACCGCCACCCACCTGCTGCACGCGGCCCTGCGCCAGGTGCTGGGCGACCACGTCAAGCAGTCCGGCTCGCTGGTGGGGCCGGAGCGCCTGCGCTTCGACTTCACGCACATCGCGCCCATGACCCCGGTGGAAATTTCCCGGGTGGAGCAGATCGTCAACCGCGCCATTCTGGACGACATTCCAGTGGGCCGCGAGTACGTGAGCCAGAAGGAAGCCATTGCGCGCGGCGCCACGGCGCTGTTCGGCGAAAAGTACGGCGACACCGTGTGCATGGTGGAGGTGCCCGGCGTGAGCATGGAACTGTGCGGCGGCACGCACCTGGCCAACACCGGCCAGGCGGGCAGCTTCGTCATCCTTTCCGAAACCGGCGTGGCCGCGGGCATCCGCCGCATCGAGGCCGCAACGGGCTGGAACGTGCTGCACCATTTGCAGACCCTGCGCCAGGAGATGGCCGAGGTCCAGGCCGTGCTGAAGGCCCGGCCCGAGGAGGCCGCCGCCCGCGCCAAGGCCATGGCCGCCCAGGTCAAGACCTTGCAAAAGGACGTGGAGCGCCTGCAGACCAAGCTGGCCTCCGGCGAGGGCGGCGCGCGCATGGCCGAAGCGGAAGACATCGCCGGGGTCAAGGTCATCGCCGTCAAGGCCGAGGCCGCCAGCATCAAGAGCCTGCGCGAGCAGATGGACGCGCTGAAAAGCAAGCTGCCCTCCGGCGTGGCCATGATCGCCGCGCCCACCGAGGACGGCAAGGTGGCCGTGCTCATCGCCGTCAGCAAGGATCTGCTCGGCCGGTTCACCGCTCCCGCGCTCATCAAGGATGTGGCGGCCGAGGTGGGCGGTTCCGGCGGCGGCAGACCCGACATGGCCCAGGCCGGGGGAACCAACCCGGACGGCATCGACAAGGCCGTGGCCAAATTGAAAGAGTTGATCGCCAAGGCCTAG
- the recA gene encoding recombinase RecA produces the protein MAKKPTASPEELRQEALSTALTTIERKFGKGAIMRMDDGAALTAIPVIPTGSIGLDLALGVGGIPKGRVTEIYGPESSGKTTLTLHLVAECQKRGGTAAFIDAEHALDVAYAKRLGVKTEELLISQPDFGEQALEIADLLVRSNAVDLVVIDSVAALIPQAELEGQMGETQVGGQARLMSHALRKLTGTIHKSRAVVIFINQIRMKIGMTGYGSPETTTGGNALKFYASIRMDIRRIGSLKDKEEAYGNRTRIKVVKNKVAPPFREALVDILYGTGMSREGEIIDLGVEHKVIEQSGSWFAFGSERLGQGKENVRALLTENAELRQKIEDKLLEHLGVTPPTFIPAAAEPAEMDEM, from the coding sequence ATGGCCAAGAAACCCACCGCCAGCCCTGAAGAATTGCGCCAGGAGGCGCTCTCCACCGCGCTGACCACCATTGAGCGCAAATTCGGCAAGGGCGCCATCATGCGCATGGACGACGGTGCGGCCCTGACCGCCATTCCAGTGATCCCCACGGGCTCCATCGGCCTGGACCTGGCCCTTGGCGTAGGCGGCATCCCCAAGGGCCGCGTGACGGAAATCTACGGCCCGGAGTCCTCGGGCAAGACCACGCTGACCCTGCACCTGGTGGCCGAATGCCAGAAGCGCGGCGGCACCGCGGCCTTCATCGACGCCGAACACGCGCTGGACGTGGCCTACGCCAAGCGCCTGGGCGTCAAGACCGAGGAACTGCTCATCTCCCAGCCGGACTTCGGCGAGCAGGCGCTGGAGATCGCCGACCTGCTCGTGCGCTCCAACGCCGTGGACCTCGTGGTCATCGACTCCGTGGCCGCCCTCATCCCCCAGGCGGAACTGGAGGGCCAGATGGGCGAAACCCAGGTGGGCGGCCAGGCCCGCCTCATGAGCCACGCCCTCAGGAAGCTCACCGGCACCATCCACAAGTCGCGCGCCGTGGTCATCTTCATCAACCAGATCCGCATGAAGATCGGCATGACCGGCTACGGCAGCCCGGAGACCACCACCGGCGGCAACGCGCTCAAGTTCTACGCCAGCATCCGCATGGACATCCGCCGCATCGGCAGCCTGAAGGACAAGGAAGAGGCCTACGGCAACCGCACGCGCATCAAGGTGGTCAAGAACAAGGTCGCCCCGCCCTTCCGCGAGGCCCTGGTGGACATCCTCTACGGCACCGGCATGAGCCGCGAGGGCGAGATCATCGACCTGGGCGTGGAGCACAAGGTCATTGAGCAGTCCGGCTCCTGGTTCGCCTTCGGGTCCGAGCGCCTGGGCCAGGGCAAGGAGAACGTGCGCGCGCTTTTGACCGAAAACGCCGAGCTGCGCCAGAAGATAGAGGACAAGCTCCTTGAGCACCTGGGCGTCACCCCGCCCACCTTCATCCCCGCCGCGGCAGAGCCCGCGGAAATGGACGAGATGTAG
- a CDS encoding DUF721 domain-containing protein, which produces MRARRRLQHPGRESRHRKVSDEALLRLLSRYDKKGGLPLARLWRSWEEVVGPEVAELARPLGHREGALVLCAQDSVAAQQLSYYAPELLERVNAFFGKEVFDKVRFELLDGRVPLGLHNSVEAPPPARRPQKPCNLGGLVGKIDPESAVGRCYAAYVRYFEGLPGDTAPEVANTRPQGASRRRK; this is translated from the coding sequence ATGAGGGCCCGCCGCCGCCTTCAGCATCCGGGACGCGAGTCGCGCCACCGCAAGGTGAGCGACGAGGCGTTGTTGCGCCTGCTCTCGCGCTATGACAAGAAAGGCGGCCTGCCCCTTGCGCGCCTGTGGCGCAGCTGGGAGGAGGTAGTGGGGCCGGAGGTCGCCGAGCTGGCCCGGCCTCTGGGCCATCGCGAGGGGGCGCTTGTGCTCTGCGCCCAGGATTCCGTGGCCGCGCAACAGCTGAGCTACTACGCTCCGGAGCTGCTGGAACGGGTGAATGCGTTTTTTGGAAAAGAAGTCTTTGACAAGGTGCGCTTCGAGCTGCTAGATGGCAGAGTTCCTTTGGGGCTGCATAATAGCGTGGAGGCGCCGCCTCCGGCCCGGCGTCCCCAAAAGCCGTGCAATCTCGGCGGATTGGTCGGAAAGATCGACCCGGAGAGCGCGGTTGGCCGCTGTTATGCGGCCTATGTGCGCTATTTTGAGGGCCTGCCCGGCGACACTGCGCCGGAAGTCGCGAATACTCGCCCCCAAGGGGCGTCAAGGAGACGGAAATGA
- a CDS encoding CatA-like O-acetyltransferase: MAAWERREAYAFFNAMGQPYCSVTCELDVTPALAFMRQVGIPSYVGMIYLTTKAANAVPELRVRIEDGQPCAYDAVHPSFTLLDEAERLRFCRARFRENIREFIAHAKERMAQAEAGDDGGLRNCGQDVLYLSCLPWMHFTSVSHPMPMNGPDAIPRITWGRFTPRAERVVMAVDLMVHHGLADGLHMGRFMQTLQGFCAEPEGAFTGA, encoded by the coding sequence ATGGCCGCCTGGGAGCGGCGCGAGGCCTACGCCTTCTTCAACGCCATGGGGCAGCCCTATTGCTCCGTCACCTGCGAGCTGGACGTGACCCCGGCGCTGGCCTTCATGCGGCAGGTCGGCATTCCGTCCTACGTGGGCATGATCTACCTGACCACCAAGGCCGCCAACGCCGTGCCGGAGCTGCGCGTGCGCATTGAGGACGGCCAGCCCTGCGCCTACGACGCGGTCCACCCCTCCTTCACCCTGCTGGACGAGGCCGAACGGCTGCGCTTCTGCCGCGCGCGCTTCCGCGAAAACATCCGGGAGTTCATCGCCCACGCCAAGGAGCGCATGGCCCAGGCCGAGGCGGGCGATGACGGCGGACTGCGCAACTGCGGCCAGGATGTGCTCTACCTGAGCTGCCTGCCCTGGATGCACTTCACCTCCGTCAGCCATCCCATGCCCATGAACGGTCCCGACGCCATCCCGCGCATCACCTGGGGGCGCTTCACGCCCCGCGCGGAACGCGTGGTCATGGCGGTGGACCTCATGGTCCACCACGGCTTGGCCGACGGCCTGCACATGGGGCGCTTCATGCAGACGCTGCAAGGCTTCTGCGCAGAGCCGGAAGGCGCGTTCACCGGGGCCTGA